Sequence from the Mycobacteriales bacterium genome:
GTGAGCGAGGAGGGCCCGGACCACGCCAAGTCGTTCACGGCGATGGCCCGGGTCGGCGGCGAGTCCTTCGGCAGCGGCGCCGGGCGCAGCAAGAAGGAAGCCGAGCAGAAGGCGGCCGAAGCCGCCTGGACCACCCTCCAGGGCCGTAAATAGCCGGGAGCGGCCCCCGTACCTCCGGGTCCACCACCTCGCCGGTGCGGCCGGCGGGTCGGGCGGTCAGGCGTTGGAGCGGTGGCGCACTTCCTCCTCCAGGCGCTCCAGCGCCTCCTGCATGCCCTCGCGCATGCGGTCGGCGGCGGCACCGCGGTGCGATTCCGGCTGGTCGCCGAAGAACGACAGGTGCAGGTTCACCTCGGACGCGTCGTCGCCCTCGTGGTAGACCTGCGCCCAGCCGGCGTAGTCGGGCCCTTCGCTGCCCCACTCCATCCGCAGCTGCTGCTTCTCCGCCCGGAACAGCCCGTCGGTGGCGTAGTGGTGGCCGCCGGCCTCACCCTCGACGTGCACCCGGTCCGGCCCGGCGTCGGCGACCTCCATCGTCGTCGGCAGCCAGCGCTGCATGGTGTCGACGTCGGACATGATGTCGAACACGACGTCGGCGGCGGCCGGCATGCGGCGGCTCTGCTCGTACTCCATGGCCGCATGATCTACCCGGTCGTACCCCGGGGCTACCGTGGCCGGGTGCCCGAGCTGCCCGAGGTCGAGGTCGTCCGCACCGGCCTGGAGCGCTGGGTCGTCGGCCGGACGGTCGCGAAGGCCGAGCTGCTGCACCCGCGGGCGACCCGCCGGCACGTCGCCGGCCCGGACGACGTCGTCGCCCGGCTCACCGGCCGGACGCTGACCGCCGCCCGGCGGCGCGGGAAGTACCTGTGGCTGCCGCTGTCCGGCACCGACGAGGCGCTGCTCGGCCACCTCGGGATGAGCGGCCAGCTGCTGGTCGAGCCGCCGGAGACGCCGGACGGCCCGCACCTGCGGGCCCGGCTCGCGTTCACCGACGGCGGCCGGGAGCTGCGCTACGTCGACCAGCGCACGTTCGGCGGGCTGTCGGTGGAGCCGACCGTCGACGGGGTGCCGGCGGTGATCGCGCACATCGGACGCGACCCGATGGACCCGGCCTTCGACCTGGCCGCGTTCACCGCGGCGCTGCGGCGGCGGCGGACCGGGATCAAGCGGGCCCTGCTGGACCAGTCGCTCGTCTCGGGCATCGGCAACATCTACGCCGACGAGGCGCTCTGGCGGGCGAGGGTGCACTACGCCCGGCCGACCGAGACGCTGACCCGCCCGGCCGTGGCCGCCGTGGTCCAGGGGGCGCAGGACGTGATGTCCGCCGCACTGGACGCCGGCGGCACCTCGTTCGACTCGCTCTACGTGAACGTCAACGGGGAGAGCGGCTACTTCGACCGCTCACTGGACGTGTACGGCCGCCGGGACGAACCCTGCCGGCGCTGCGGCACGCCGATCCGCCGGGAGCCGTTCATGAACCGCTCGTCCTACTTCTGCCCGCGCTGCCAGCCGCGGCCGCGCCGCGGCCGGTGGTGACCGTGCCCGGGCCGGACGTACGGCTGACGGCCTGGGTGCACGGGCGCGTGCAGGGAGTCGGTTTCCGCTGGTGGGTGCGGGCCCGGGCGCTGGAGCTCGGCCTGGTCGGCTGGGCCGCCAACCTGGAGGACGGCCGGGTCGAGGTCGTCGCGGAGGGGCCGCGCCCGTCCGTACAGGCCCTGCTCGACGCCCTGAACGGACCAGGCAGCCCCGGACGCGTACGGACGGTAGTCGAACGCTGGGCCGATTCGCGCGGAGGGATCACCGGGTTCGCAGAGCGTTAACACGCTGTGGACACACGCAGCGACCAGGACGTTGACCGTCGTGCCGGTCCGTGCGACCCTATACCTGTTGCACGCACCGGGTCATGCCTTGGTTCGCGTGCCCCTTCCAAGACCCACCGAAGCGTCTGGTGTGGAGGCCCACGAGATGGCGAAGGCCCTTCTCGGCTATGTCGGTTCTGTTTCGGATCGTCGTCTCGTAGACGAGGTGACGTTCCTGCGTTCGCGAGTACGCGACCTGGAAGCCGAGGTCACGAGACTGCGTACCGAGCGCGAGACCAGTGATCTGGAGCGTGGTCTCCGGCGGCTCTCCGAGCTGCCCGAACCCGTCCTGGCCTGAGGTCCGGGCCGGCCGGTTGCCGGCCCACCGTGACACCGCGTCCCGGATCGGACGCGGGCGATGCAGCGATCTCCCAGCGCGGTAGCGCCGCTGGTGGTCGCGCACCCCTGACGTCCCGGCACACACGCGCGACACCGCGCCTGGTCGCGCCGCGTACGCGTACGCCCGAACTTCCGCATCGGTCGCGTGGTGACGCGCCGTGCTCGACGTCCGGTCGTGCCGGTTCACAACCAAACCTGCACCTCGGCGTCGCCGCGGGCAACCTCCTGCGTGCGGCCGAGCGGCGGGCGCGGATCAGGTCCGGGGACCAGGTACCGTCTGCACGAGGGCCCTTCCCCGAGCCGGCCCAGCCGCCGTCCGCTACCGGAGAGTCGTGCACCTCAAGAGCCTCACGCTGAAGGGCTTCAAGTCCTTCGCCTCGGCCACCAGCCTGCGCTTCGAGCCGGGCATCACCTGCGTCGTCGGGCCCAACGGCTCCGGCAAGTCCAACGTCGTGGACGCGATGGCCTGGGTGCTCGGCGAGCAGGGCGCCAAGGCCCTGCGCGGCGGCAAGATGGAGGACGTCATCTTCGCCGGCACGGCCGGCCGGCCGCCGCTGGGCCGGGCCGAGGTGACGCTGACCATCGACAACTCCGACGGCGCGCTGCCGATCGACTACACCGAGGTCTCCATCACCCGCCGGATGTTCCGCTCCGGCGAGAGCGAGTACGAGATCAACGGCTCGTCCTGCCGGCTGCTGGACATC
This genomic interval carries:
- a CDS encoding putative dsRNA-binding protein codes for the protein VSEEGPDHAKSFTAMARVGGESFGSGAGRSKKEAEQKAAEAAWTTLQGRK
- a CDS encoding SRPBCC family protein gives rise to the protein MEYEQSRRMPAAADVVFDIMSDVDTMQRWLPTTMEVADAGPDRVHVEGEAGGHHYATDGLFRAEKQQLRMEWGSEGPDYAGWAQVYHEGDDASEVNLHLSFFGDQPESHRGAAADRMREGMQEALERLEEEVRHRSNA
- the mutM gene encoding bifunctional DNA-formamidopyrimidine glycosylase/DNA-(apurinic or apyrimidinic site) lyase; protein product: MPELPEVEVVRTGLERWVVGRTVAKAELLHPRATRRHVAGPDDVVARLTGRTLTAARRRGKYLWLPLSGTDEALLGHLGMSGQLLVEPPETPDGPHLRARLAFTDGGRELRYVDQRTFGGLSVEPTVDGVPAVIAHIGRDPMDPAFDLAAFTAALRRRRTGIKRALLDQSLVSGIGNIYADEALWRARVHYARPTETLTRPAVAAVVQGAQDVMSAALDAGGTSFDSLYVNVNGESGYFDRSLDVYGRRDEPCRRCGTPIRREPFMNRSSYFCPRCQPRPRRGRW
- a CDS encoding acylphosphatase; protein product: MPGPDVRLTAWVHGRVQGVGFRWWVRARALELGLVGWAANLEDGRVEVVAEGPRPSVQALLDALNGPGSPGRVRTVVERWADSRGGITGFAER